One stretch of Pseudobdellovibrionaceae bacterium DNA includes these proteins:
- a CDS encoding SDR family oxidoreductase has translation MSKQRILISGASTGIGFATAVELAAKGHEVYAGVRKASDGERLQKANSQIRTLILDVTVPESVDAAVARVRADSVTESRAPLVLINNAGIAVAGPIECLPLAEFRKQFEVNVFGLIDMTQKFLPLIRETGGRIVNISSISGRLAAPFLGPYSASKFAVEGLTDSLRRELAPQGISVSLIEPGPIRTPIWEKGLSGKDDLLAQIPTERLGIYETRLRKFVEYTAKTAASADPVEVVVRAIEHAAFAKKPRARYFVGGQSKAGNIVSRLPTGWVDGLIRLSARGL, from the coding sequence ATGAGCAAGCAGCGCATTTTGATCAGTGGGGCATCGACGGGGATCGGCTTCGCGACGGCCGTCGAGCTGGCGGCAAAAGGCCACGAGGTCTACGCCGGTGTCCGTAAGGCGAGCGACGGGGAACGTCTGCAAAAGGCGAATTCTCAAATTCGTACGCTGATTCTGGATGTCACCGTTCCCGAAAGCGTCGACGCGGCCGTGGCGCGGGTACGCGCGGACTCGGTTACCGAATCCCGCGCGCCGCTTGTTCTCATTAACAATGCGGGCATCGCGGTCGCGGGGCCCATCGAGTGTCTGCCGCTGGCGGAGTTTCGCAAACAGTTCGAAGTGAACGTGTTCGGTCTGATCGACATGACGCAAAAGTTTTTGCCGCTCATTCGCGAAACTGGCGGACGTATCGTCAACATCAGCTCGATCTCGGGTCGTTTGGCGGCGCCGTTTCTGGGGCCGTACAGCGCTTCGAAGTTCGCCGTGGAAGGGCTGACCGACTCGCTTCGCCGCGAACTCGCGCCCCAAGGCATTTCCGTCAGCCTGATCGAACCCGGACCGATCCGCACGCCGATCTGGGAGAAGGGCTTGTCCGGAAAAGACGATCTACTCGCCCAAATTCCGACCGAGCGTTTGGGAATTTACGAAACCCGTTTGCGCAAATTCGTCGAATACACCGCGAAAACCGCCGCGTCGGCGGACCCGGTCGAGGTCGTGGTGCGCGCCATCGAGCACGCGGCTTTCGCGAAGAAACCGCGCGCCCGCTATTTCGTCGGCGGACAAAGCAAGGCGGGTAACATCGTTTCGCGTCTGCCGACCGGCTGGGTGGATGGACTCATCCGCCTGTCCGCGCGCGGACTTTGA